One part of the Streptomyces sp. NBC_00286 genome encodes these proteins:
- a CDS encoding cytochrome P450, with translation MTGQATRGYTKGTAPSALPVLGHAHRLRSDPLSFLRSLPEQGDLVKIMVGPTPMYIACHPDLVHEMLTDKVKDFVKGGPVMDRVRTVLGDGLVTVDGLVHRKQRRLIQPSFHPARIAEYVGIMQKQAAASAHEWPAGENVDLLLQMGNLSADVALSCLFSEPGEGEVRRGGHHGLPTALNTVIDGMFFRMLNPLPALSSLPTPGNQRYKRAEAQLHQVVNETIDRYRHSGDGGGLLRTMMTEVDADGHRFTDQELHDQSITLLLGGAETTAVLMSWIFHLLHENPQVTAKLHAELDEVLAGRPVTAEDLRKLPYTRNVVAEGLRLYPPAWLLSRRAAVDTTLGGLPVPAGTELSYSPFLLNRDARYFDAPDSFEPDRWLTMSTTARKGDAYLPFGAGNRKCIGDVFALTEAQVIVATVAQYWKLDRAPGTRPTRALVRMSLRPDQFTVVPTRRQPAREPQAAAS, from the coding sequence TCATGGTGGGGCCGACCCCCATGTACATCGCGTGCCACCCCGATCTCGTCCACGAGATGCTGACCGACAAGGTCAAGGACTTCGTCAAGGGCGGTCCCGTGATGGACCGCGTGCGCACGGTGCTCGGAGACGGTCTCGTCACCGTCGACGGCCTCGTCCATCGCAAGCAGCGGCGTCTGATCCAGCCCTCCTTCCACCCCGCGCGCATCGCCGAGTACGTCGGCATCATGCAGAAGCAGGCAGCAGCGTCGGCTCATGAATGGCCCGCGGGCGAAAACGTCGACCTCCTGCTGCAGATGGGCAACCTCAGCGCCGACGTGGCGCTGAGCTGCCTGTTCTCCGAGCCCGGCGAGGGCGAGGTGCGCCGGGGCGGCCACCACGGTCTCCCGACAGCACTGAACACCGTGATCGACGGCATGTTCTTCCGCATGCTCAACCCGCTGCCGGCCCTGTCCTCCCTGCCCACCCCCGGCAACCAGCGCTACAAGCGGGCGGAGGCGCAGCTGCACCAGGTGGTGAACGAGACCATCGATCGCTACCGCCATTCGGGCGACGGCGGCGGTCTGCTGCGCACGATGATGACCGAGGTCGACGCGGACGGACACCGCTTCACTGACCAGGAACTGCACGACCAGTCCATCACCTTGCTCCTCGGGGGCGCGGAGACCACCGCCGTCCTGATGTCGTGGATCTTCCACCTGCTGCACGAGAACCCGCAGGTCACCGCCAAGCTGCACGCGGAACTCGACGAGGTGCTGGCCGGCCGCCCGGTGACGGCCGAGGACCTGAGGAAGCTGCCGTACACCCGCAACGTCGTCGCCGAGGGGCTGCGCCTCTACCCGCCGGCCTGGCTGCTCAGCCGTCGCGCCGCCGTCGACACCACGCTCGGCGGGCTGCCCGTACCGGCCGGCACTGAGCTGTCGTACAGCCCCTTCCTGCTGAACCGGGACGCCCGCTACTTCGACGCCCCCGACAGCTTCGAGCCGGACCGGTGGCTCACCATGTCGACCACCGCGCGCAAGGGCGACGCCTACCTGCCCTTCGGCGCCGGGAACCGCAAGTGCATCGGTGACGTGTTCGCCCTCACCGAGGCCCAAGTCATCGTGGCCACCGTGGCCCAGTACTGGAAGCTGGACCGCGCCCCGGGCACCCGCCCCACGCGCGCCCTCGTGCGCATGAGCCTGCGTCCCGACCAGTTCACGGTCGTGCCGACCCGACGGCAGCCGGCGCGCGAGCCGCAGGCCGCAGCGAGCTGA
- a CDS encoding polyprenyl synthetase family protein, whose amino-acid sequence MSPTTSLRELGADALDSVHLRGLIDERLNAFLDGKCLKDTDVHLVSLIEHLRGFLTAGGKRIRPLLCMVGWHAARGYGETEPVIGAAASLELFHAFTLIHDDVMDASDTRRGRPTLHRALETGANGTTAERFGTNSAILLGDLVMVWSDELLYSSGLDQQQLVAVRPLLDAMRTEVMIGQYWDLLATGQPTADVERSLAVIRYKTAKYTVERPLHIGAALAGADQSLLDVCTAYALPIGEAFQLRDDLLGVFGDPAKTGKSTLDDLREGKATALMAHALHAADPEQARVLKSLVGDPDLDEADAETVRGILRATGAADKVEQMITDRVQRGRRVLDEAPFPDEVRKTLDTFVATTTFRTT is encoded by the coding sequence ATGAGCCCCACCACCAGCCTTCGCGAGCTGGGAGCCGACGCCCTGGACTCGGTTCATCTGCGCGGCCTGATCGATGAGCGACTGAACGCCTTCCTCGACGGCAAGTGCCTCAAGGACACGGATGTCCACCTGGTCTCGCTCATCGAGCACCTGCGTGGCTTCCTGACCGCGGGCGGCAAGCGCATACGGCCGCTCCTGTGCATGGTGGGCTGGCACGCGGCGCGCGGATACGGCGAAACGGAGCCCGTCATCGGCGCGGCGGCCTCGCTCGAACTCTTCCACGCCTTCACCCTCATCCACGACGACGTGATGGACGCCTCCGACACTCGGCGCGGCCGTCCGACCCTCCACCGCGCGCTGGAGACGGGGGCGAACGGCACGACCGCCGAGCGGTTCGGCACCAACAGCGCGATCCTGCTCGGCGACCTGGTCATGGTGTGGTCGGACGAGCTGCTGTACTCCAGCGGTCTCGACCAGCAGCAACTGGTCGCCGTCCGACCGCTGTTGGACGCCATGCGAACCGAGGTGATGATCGGCCAGTACTGGGACCTGCTGGCCACCGGACAGCCCACCGCGGACGTCGAACGGTCGCTGGCCGTGATCCGCTACAAGACGGCCAAATACACCGTGGAGCGGCCGCTGCACATCGGCGCGGCCCTCGCCGGAGCGGACCAGTCCCTGCTGGACGTCTGCACCGCCTACGCCCTGCCGATCGGAGAAGCCTTCCAACTGCGGGACGACCTCCTCGGCGTCTTCGGCGACCCGGCCAAGACCGGCAAGTCGACTTTGGACGACCTGCGGGAGGGCAAGGCGACAGCCCTGATGGCACACGCCCTCCACGCCGCCGACCCCGAGCAGGCGCGCGTGCTGAAGTCCCTCGTCGGCGACCCGGACTTGGACGAAGCGGACGCCGAGACGGTCCGCGGAATACTGCGGGCCACGGGAGCCGCCGACAAGGTCGAGCAGATGATCACCGACCGGGTGCAGCGTGGCCGGCGGGTCCTGGACGAGGCCCCGTTCCCGGACGAGGTCAGGAAGACCCTCGACACCTTCGTCGCCACCACAACGTTCAGGACCACCTGA
- the mvk gene encoding mevalonate kinase codes for MEFRQRELRTPTPPAPVGGTAECRHARSVGTGRAHAKSILLGEHAVVYGAPALALPVPQLSITASAGFSTRGGEPTGVSFTMTGSAWKQVGTQASEGLRRLTTDFRASMGLNDGRHLDVIIDGSIPLGRGLGSSAACARAVVLALGDLCGREVSQRMTFDLVQTSENVMHGKASGVDAVTVGASAPLLFQAGEARTLRVGWDALFIIADSGVVGSTREAADMLRERFRLHAGTQERFVRRASELTGEAVTTLAAGKPEELGSLLTEYHGLLREAGLSTDRIEAMVDAALAAGSLGAKITGGGLGGCVLALTQPEQAGEVTRRLHEAGAVQTWIVPLRRLVSHV; via the coding sequence ATGGAATTTCGACAAAGGGAGCTGCGCACGCCGACTCCACCGGCCCCGGTGGGGGGGACGGCTGAATGTCGCCACGCTCGCTCGGTCGGCACCGGCCGCGCCCACGCCAAGTCCATTTTGCTGGGGGAGCACGCGGTCGTGTACGGAGCCCCGGCACTCGCCCTGCCCGTTCCGCAGCTGTCGATCACCGCCAGCGCCGGGTTCTCCACCCGTGGCGGAGAGCCGACCGGTGTGTCCTTCACGATGACCGGATCCGCCTGGAAGCAGGTCGGAACGCAGGCCTCCGAGGGACTGCGCCGGCTGACCACCGATTTCAGGGCGTCCATGGGCCTCAACGACGGCCGACACCTCGACGTGATCATCGACGGTTCGATCCCGCTCGGCAGGGGGCTCGGCTCCAGCGCGGCCTGCGCCCGTGCCGTCGTCCTCGCCCTGGGCGACCTCTGCGGCCGCGAGGTCTCGCAGCGGATGACGTTCGACCTGGTGCAAACCTCCGAGAACGTGATGCACGGCAAGGCCAGCGGTGTCGACGCCGTCACCGTCGGCGCGAGCGCCCCGTTGCTGTTCCAGGCGGGCGAGGCCCGCACGCTGCGTGTCGGTTGGGACGCGCTGTTCATCATCGCGGACAGCGGCGTCGTCGGCAGCACCAGAGAAGCGGCCGACATGCTACGGGAGAGGTTCCGACTTCACGCCGGAACACAGGAGAGGTTCGTACGCCGGGCGTCGGAACTCACCGGCGAGGCCGTGACCACCCTCGCCGCCGGCAAGCCGGAGGAGCTCGGCTCCCTGCTGACGGAGTACCACGGACTGCTCCGTGAGGCCGGGCTGAGCACCGACCGGATCGAGGCGATGGTGGATGCCGCGCTCGCCGCGGGCAGCCTCGGCGCCAAGATCACCGGCGGCGGACTGGGCGGCTGCGTCCTCGCACTGACCCAGCCGGAGCAGGCCGGAGAGGTCACCCGGCGGCTGCACGAAGCCGGAGCCGTGCAGACGTGGATCGTCCCGCTGAGGAGGCTCGTCAGCCATGTCTGA
- the mvaD gene encoding diphosphomevalonate decarboxylase, whose translation MSEQQTTVLHPQEQPGAHGATAVAHPNIALIKYWGKRDERLFLPWTSSLSMTLDIFPTTTRVHLDAEATDDEVTLDGAPATGEERRRIAGFLDLVRERAGLTHQAVVDTRNTVPTGAGLASSASGFAALAVAAATAYGLDLDDTGLSRLARRGSGSASRSIFGGFAVWNAGTHTAPPAEADLSSYAEPVPAGDLDPALVIAVVNAGPKEVSSRAAMRRTVETSPLFEPWAASSRDDLTEMRQALLRGDLDAVGEIAERNSLGMHATMLGARPAVRYLAPASLTVLDSVLQLRRDGISAYVTMDAGPNVKVLCRRTDADRVAEAVRGAAAGATVHIAGPGRGARLVDEDGR comes from the coding sequence ATGTCTGAGCAGCAGACCACCGTGCTCCACCCGCAGGAACAGCCCGGCGCGCACGGGGCCACCGCCGTCGCGCACCCGAACATCGCGCTGATCAAGTACTGGGGGAAGCGTGACGAGCGCCTCTTCCTCCCTTGGACCAGCAGCCTGTCGATGACCCTGGACATCTTCCCCACGACCACCCGTGTCCACCTGGATGCCGAGGCCACGGACGACGAAGTGACCTTAGACGGCGCACCCGCGACGGGCGAGGAACGGCGGCGCATCGCCGGATTCCTCGACCTGGTGCGCGAGCGGGCCGGGCTCACGCACCAGGCCGTCGTCGACACCCGCAACACCGTACCCACCGGGGCGGGCCTGGCGTCCTCCGCCAGCGGGTTCGCCGCGCTCGCCGTCGCCGCCGCCACCGCGTACGGACTGGACCTCGACGACACCGGCCTCTCCCGCCTGGCCCGCCGCGGCTCCGGCTCGGCCTCGCGGTCGATCTTCGGCGGCTTCGCCGTATGGAACGCCGGCACCCACACGGCGCCGCCCGCGGAGGCGGACCTCAGCTCCTACGCCGAGCCGGTACCCGCGGGCGACCTCGACCCCGCACTGGTCATCGCGGTGGTCAACGCCGGCCCCAAGGAGGTGTCCAGCCGCGCGGCCATGCGCCGCACCGTCGAGACCTCACCCCTGTTCGAGCCCTGGGCCGCGTCGAGCCGGGACGACCTGACCGAGATGAGGCAGGCGCTCCTGCGCGGCGACCTCGACGCGGTGGGCGAGATCGCGGAGCGCAACTCGCTCGGCATGCACGCGACCATGCTGGGCGCGCGCCCCGCGGTGCGCTACCTCGCGCCCGCCTCGCTCACCGTCCTCGACAGTGTGCTGCAGCTGCGGCGCGACGGCATATCGGCCTACGTGACCATGGACGCCGGACCGAACGTCAAGGTGCTCTGCCGTCGCACGGACGCCGACCGGGTCGCCGAGGCCGTGCGCGGCGCCGCCGCGGGCGCCACCGTGCACATCGCCGGGCCGGGGCGGGGCGCCCGCCTGGTGGACGAGGACGGACGATGA
- a CDS encoding phosphomevalonate kinase: MTSGQTVVRTAPGKLFVAGEYAVVEPGTPAVLVAVDREITVTVTRSDAPDVVISSDLVARAVNWRWLDGRLHGPGTKNGEPDENGARGALAHVVSAVETVGRLLAERGLPLPGLDISISSRLHDNGRKYGLGSSGAVTVATIDAVTSLCGLDLSLDARYRLAVISSAGIDPKGSGGDLAASTWGGWIAYQAPDRDFVLNLTRRHGIEEGLRTPWPGHSVRRLPAPRGLTLEVGWTGNPASTTSLVSNLHRRTWRGTASHRTFVETSTDFVRASITALEAGDGQGLLRQIRRARQDLARLDDEVGLGIFTPELTALCAAAETVGGAAKPSGAGGGDCGIALLDAEATHDISHVRQRWAAAGVLPLPVRPAPEGIEK; encoded by the coding sequence ATGACCTCCGGGCAAACGGTCGTCCGCACCGCACCCGGCAAGCTGTTCGTCGCGGGTGAGTACGCGGTGGTGGAACCCGGTACCCCGGCCGTCCTGGTGGCCGTGGACCGGGAGATCACCGTCACGGTGACCCGCTCCGACGCGCCCGATGTCGTGATCTCCTCCGATCTCGTCGCCCGAGCGGTGAACTGGCGATGGCTCGACGGCCGGCTCCACGGTCCCGGCACGAAGAACGGGGAACCCGACGAGAACGGCGCGCGCGGCGCACTGGCGCACGTGGTGTCGGCGGTCGAGACCGTGGGACGGCTGCTGGCCGAACGCGGCCTGCCCCTGCCCGGGTTGGACATCTCGATCAGCAGCCGGCTGCATGACAACGGCCGCAAGTACGGCCTGGGATCGAGCGGTGCGGTGACCGTGGCCACCATCGACGCCGTCACGTCCCTGTGCGGCCTCGACCTCTCACTCGACGCCCGGTACCGCCTGGCCGTGATCTCCTCGGCCGGGATCGACCCCAAGGGCTCCGGCGGTGACCTTGCCGCCAGTACATGGGGCGGCTGGATCGCGTACCAGGCACCCGACCGGGACTTCGTGCTCAACCTCACCCGCCGCCACGGCATCGAGGAAGGGCTGCGCACACCCTGGCCGGGTCACTCGGTCCGAAGGCTTCCGGCCCCACGCGGCCTCACGCTCGAAGTCGGCTGGACCGGCAACCCGGCCTCCACCACCTCGCTCGTGTCCAATCTGCACCGCCGGACCTGGCGCGGCACCGCGTCGCACCGCACGTTCGTGGAGACCTCCACCGACTTCGTACGCGCCTCGATCACCGCCCTTGAGGCCGGCGACGGCCAAGGCCTGCTGCGGCAGATCCGCCGTGCCCGGCAGGATCTGGCCCGCCTCGACGACGAAGTCGGGCTCGGCATCTTCACACCCGAGCTGACAGCACTGTGCGCGGCCGCCGAAACCGTCGGCGGCGCCGCGAAGCCGTCGGGCGCGGGCGGCGGCGACTGCGGCATCGCCCTGCTCGACGCCGAAGCCACGCACGACATCTCTCACGTACGGCAGCGGTGGGCCGCGGCCGGGGTGCTGCCCCTGCCCGTACGGCCCGCTCCGGAAGGAATCGAGAAATGA
- the fni gene encoding type 2 isopentenyl-diphosphate Delta-isomerase, producing MSTQRKDDHVRLAMEQHDTRSGINQFDEVSFVHHALAGIDRPQVSLATTFAGISWQVPLYINAMTGGTTKTGVINRGLAIAARETGVPIASGSVHAYLKDPTCADTFRVLRQENPHGFVMANVNATASVADTQRALDLLEADALQIHVNTAQETAMPEGDRSFGSWVSQIEKITAAVDVPVIVKEVGNGLSRETILTLRQLGVRVADVGGRGGTDFARIENGRRPLGDYAFLHDWGQSTAACLLDAQGAGLPVLASGGVRHPLDAARALALGASGVGASGVFLRTLLDGGPEALIAQITNWLDQLAALQTMLGARAPADLASNDLIIHGTLRSFCADRGIDTGLLARRSRSADVLHDSTGRTR from the coding sequence ATGAGCACTCAGCGCAAGGACGACCACGTCCGGCTCGCCATGGAGCAACATGACACCCGCAGCGGGATCAACCAGTTCGACGAGGTGTCCTTCGTCCACCACGCCCTGGCCGGCATCGACCGGCCGCAGGTGTCCCTGGCCACGACCTTCGCCGGAATCTCCTGGCAGGTGCCGCTCTACATCAACGCGATGACCGGCGGTACCACCAAGACCGGCGTCATCAACAGGGGTCTGGCGATAGCCGCCCGCGAGACCGGGGTGCCCATCGCGTCGGGCTCCGTGCACGCCTACTTGAAGGACCCGACGTGTGCCGACACCTTCCGCGTCCTGCGCCAGGAGAACCCCCACGGGTTCGTCATGGCCAATGTGAACGCGACGGCATCGGTCGCCGACACACAGCGTGCCCTTGATCTGCTGGAGGCCGACGCCCTGCAGATCCACGTCAACACGGCGCAGGAAACAGCCATGCCGGAGGGCGACCGGTCCTTCGGGTCCTGGGTCTCGCAGATCGAGAAGATCACGGCGGCTGTCGACGTGCCCGTGATCGTCAAGGAGGTCGGCAACGGCCTGAGCCGGGAAACCATCCTGACGCTGCGACAACTGGGTGTCCGCGTGGCGGACGTCGGCGGCCGGGGCGGCACCGACTTCGCCCGCATCGAGAACGGCCGGCGCCCACTCGGCGACTACGCGTTCCTCCACGACTGGGGCCAGTCCACCGCCGCCTGCCTCCTGGACGCGCAGGGCGCCGGTCTCCCCGTGCTCGCCTCCGGCGGCGTCCGCCATCCCCTCGACGCCGCCCGCGCCCTGGCCTTGGGTGCCTCCGGCGTCGGGGCCTCCGGAGTGTTCCTGCGCACCCTGCTCGACGGCGGTCCCGAGGCGTTGATCGCGCAGATCACGAACTGGCTGGACCAGCTCGCGGCCCTGCAGACCATGCTCGGCGCGCGCGCCCCCGCCGACCTCGCGAGCAACGACCTGATCATCCACGGCACCCTCCGTTCCTTCTGCGCCGACCGGGGCATCGACACGGGGCTACTCGCCCGGCGTTCCCGATCGGCCGACGTCCTCCACGATTCGACGGGAAGAACACGATGA
- a CDS encoding hydroxymethylglutaryl-CoA reductase — MTETHAIARVPMKWVGPLRISGNVANIDTHVPLATYETPLWPSVGRGAKVSMLAEEGIVATLVDERMTRSVLVEATDAQTAYTAARAIEARIEELRAVVRTCSRFAELLTVRHEIAGNLLFIRFEFSTGDASGHNMATLASDTLLTHLLQTIPGISYGSISGNYCTDKKATAINGILGRGKNVVTELLVPRAVVEGVLHTTAAKIVQLNIRKNLLGTLLAGGIRSANAHYANMLLGFYLATGQDAANIVEGSQGVTLAEDRDGDLYFSCNLPNLIVGTVGNGKGLEFVETNLTRLGCRDDRAPGENARRLAVIAAATVLCGELSLLAAQTNPGELMRAHVELERDNKTAKVGA, encoded by the coding sequence ATGACCGAAACGCACGCCATTGCCAGGGTCCCCATGAAATGGGTCGGGCCCCTTCGCATCTCCGGGAACGTTGCCAACATCGACACCCACGTCCCCCTCGCCACCTACGAGACGCCGCTGTGGCCCTCCGTGGGCCGTGGCGCGAAGGTGTCCATGCTCGCGGAGGAGGGCATCGTCGCCACCCTTGTCGATGAGCGCATGACCCGCTCGGTGCTCGTCGAGGCGACCGACGCCCAGACCGCGTACACGGCCGCCCGCGCCATCGAGGCGCGGATCGAGGAACTGCGCGCCGTGGTCCGCACGTGCAGCCGGTTCGCCGAGCTGCTCACCGTCCGACACGAGATCGCGGGCAACCTGCTGTTCATCCGGTTCGAGTTCAGCACCGGCGACGCCTCCGGCCACAACATGGCCACGCTCGCCTCCGACACCCTTCTGACGCACCTCCTGCAGACCATTCCGGGAATCTCCTACGGATCGATCTCCGGGAACTACTGCACGGACAAGAAGGCAACCGCGATCAACGGCATCCTCGGCCGCGGAAAGAACGTGGTCACGGAACTGCTCGTCCCGCGCGCCGTGGTGGAAGGCGTCCTGCACACCACTGCCGCCAAGATCGTCCAACTGAACATCCGCAAGAACCTGCTCGGGACCCTGCTGGCCGGCGGCATCCGCTCGGCCAACGCCCACTACGCCAACATGCTGCTCGGGTTCTACCTGGCCACAGGCCAGGACGCGGCCAACATCGTCGAGGGCTCCCAGGGCGTCACCCTGGCAGAGGACCGCGACGGCGACCTCTACTTCTCCTGCAACCTGCCCAACCTGATCGTTGGCACCGTGGGCAACGGCAAGGGCCTGGAGTTCGTGGAGACGAACCTGACCCGCCTCGGCTGCCGCGATGACCGCGCCCCCGGCGAGAACGCGCGCCGGCTCGCCGTCATCGCGGCGGCGACGGTCCTCTGCGGCGAGCTCTCGCTGCTCGCGGCACAGACCAACCCGGGCGAACTCATGCGTGCGCACGTCGAACTGGAGCGCGACAACAAGACAGCAAAGGTCGGTGCCTGA
- a CDS encoding hydroxymethylglutaryl-CoA synthase produces the protein MSSDSSFGIHDLSFATTEYVLSHATLAECNGTDIGKYHIGIGQRSMSVPAADEDIVTLGAAAAAPIIARHGSERIRTVVFATESSIDQAKAAGVYVHSLLGMPSACRVVELKQACYGATAALQFAIGLVRRDPDQQVLVIASDVSRYELDSPGEATQGAAAVAMLVSADPALIRIENASGLFTADVMDFWRPNYLTTALVDGQESVQAYLQAVTGSWKDYGEQGGRALDEFAAFCYHQPFTKMAYKAHRHLLNYAGHETDETAIEHAIGQTVAYNTSIGNSYTASVYLALAALLDQTDDLADRPIGFLSYGSGSVAEFFAGTAVPGYREHLRTEANLEAIARRKPVDYARYRELHERSFPADGGDHPTPQQTTGPFRLAGISGHKRIYQAR, from the coding sequence ATGTCCAGCGACTCTTCCTTCGGAATCCACGATCTGTCGTTCGCGACGACCGAGTACGTCCTGTCGCACGCGACACTCGCCGAGTGCAACGGCACTGACATCGGCAAGTACCACATCGGCATCGGCCAGCGGTCGATGAGCGTCCCCGCCGCGGACGAGGACATCGTGACGCTGGGCGCCGCCGCTGCCGCCCCGATCATTGCCCGGCACGGTTCCGAACGGATCCGTACGGTGGTCTTCGCGACGGAATCCTCGATCGACCAGGCGAAGGCCGCTGGCGTGTACGTGCATTCACTGCTCGGCATGCCATCGGCCTGCCGGGTCGTCGAGCTGAAGCAGGCCTGCTACGGAGCCACGGCCGCCCTGCAGTTCGCCATCGGGCTCGTGCGGCGCGACCCCGACCAACAGGTCCTCGTGATCGCGAGCGACGTCTCCAGGTACGAACTGGACAGCCCCGGCGAGGCGACCCAGGGCGCCGCCGCGGTGGCGATGCTGGTCAGCGCCGACCCCGCCCTGATCCGCATCGAGAACGCCTCGGGCCTGTTCACCGCCGACGTCATGGACTTCTGGCGACCGAACTACCTCACCACCGCCCTGGTCGACGGGCAGGAATCGGTCCAGGCGTACCTGCAAGCGGTCACAGGCAGCTGGAAGGACTACGGCGAGCAGGGCGGCCGCGCACTCGACGAGTTCGCAGCGTTCTGCTACCACCAACCGTTCACGAAAATGGCCTACAAGGCACATCGTCATCTGCTCAACTACGCGGGCCACGAAACGGACGAGACCGCCATCGAGCACGCCATCGGGCAGACCGTGGCCTACAACACCTCCATCGGCAACAGCTACACCGCCTCGGTGTACCTCGCTCTCGCCGCGCTGCTCGACCAGACGGACGACCTGGCCGACCGGCCCATCGGCTTCCTCAGCTACGGCTCCGGGAGCGTCGCCGAGTTCTTCGCGGGCACAGCCGTCCCCGGCTACCGCGAACACCTGCGGACCGAAGCGAACCTGGAGGCGATAGCCCGGCGCAAGCCGGTCGATTACGCCCGCTACCGCGAGCTGCACGAGCGGTCCTTCCCGGCCGACGGAGGAGACCACCCCACCCCGCAGCAGACCACCGGGCCCTTCCGCCTGGCCGGCATCAGCGGTCACAAGCGCATCTACCAGGCGCGCTAG
- a CDS encoding 3-oxoacyl-ACP synthase III family protein: MTDVTILGTGAYVPERIVSNDEVAAAAGVDDAWITGKTGIRERRWAADGQATSDLATAAGRAALRSAGLTAEDLSVIVVATSTPDRPQPPTAAYVQQRLGAIGAAAYDVNAVCSGTVFALSAAEGVLTRTGGHALVIGADLYSRILNRADRRTVILFGDGAGAVVMGPSVDHGPRIRHLALHSFGELSGLIEVPAGGSRMPVDQTVLDAGLHYFAMDGRGVRNFVGDHLPQLVKGFLHECGVVPDDVDHFVPHQANGTMLDTVFADLELPRATMHRTLTYYANTGAASIPITLDAAARAGAFTPGDLILIAGFGGGMSAGFALVEW, translated from the coding sequence ATGACCGACGTGACGATCCTCGGTACGGGTGCCTATGTGCCGGAGCGAATCGTGTCCAATGACGAGGTCGCCGCGGCGGCGGGGGTCGACGACGCGTGGATCACCGGCAAGACCGGCATCCGGGAACGGCGATGGGCTGCCGACGGCCAGGCCACCTCGGACCTGGCCACCGCCGCGGGGCGTGCCGCGCTGCGGTCGGCCGGCCTCACCGCCGAGGACCTGTCCGTGATCGTGGTCGCCACATCCACACCCGACCGGCCGCAACCGCCCACCGCCGCCTACGTCCAGCAGCGGCTCGGCGCGATCGGCGCGGCCGCGTACGACGTCAACGCGGTCTGCTCCGGCACGGTGTTCGCGCTCTCCGCGGCCGAGGGCGTACTCACCCGCACCGGCGGCCACGCACTGGTCATCGGAGCGGACCTGTACTCCCGCATCCTGAACCGGGCCGACCGCAGGACCGTGATCCTGTTCGGGGACGGCGCCGGAGCGGTGGTCATGGGGCCGTCGGTCGACCACGGACCACGTATCCGGCACCTCGCGCTGCACTCGTTCGGCGAACTGTCGGGTCTCATCGAGGTGCCCGCCGGCGGCAGCCGCATGCCCGTGGACCAGACAGTCCTCGACGCGGGGCTTCATTACTTCGCGATGGACGGGCGAGGCGTGCGGAACTTCGTCGGTGACCACCTGCCGCAACTGGTCAAGGGATTCCTGCACGAATGCGGTGTCGTACCCGACGACGTCGACCACTTTGTACCGCACCAGGCCAACGGCACCATGCTGGACACCGTCTTCGCCGACTTGGAACTGCCTCGCGCGACCATGCACCGCACACTGACGTACTACGCCAACACGGGAGCCGCCTCCATCCCCATCACCCTGGACGCGGCCGCCCGTGCGGGCGCCTTTACCCCCGGCGACCTGATCCTCATCGCCGGCTTCGGCGGCGGCATGTCGGCGGGATTCGCGCTGGTTGAGTGGTGA
- a CDS encoding helix-turn-helix domain-containing protein — protein MDIRWRLRKAAADREVWTGAQLRRLLAEKAGLELSSASVSALMTKQPTQVKLETLLALCTALQCTPNDLFEVDTTPVADVGNRTESGPTADQ, from the coding sequence GTGGACATCCGGTGGAGGCTGCGGAAGGCGGCGGCTGACCGCGAGGTGTGGACCGGCGCGCAGTTGCGCCGCCTTCTGGCCGAGAAGGCGGGGCTGGAGCTGTCGTCGGCGTCCGTCTCGGCGTTGATGACCAAGCAGCCGACCCAGGTGAAGCTGGAGACGCTCCTGGCTTTGTGCACCGCGTTGCAGTGCACACCGAACGACCTGTTCGAGGTCGACACGACACCGGTAGCGGACGTTGGCAATCGCACGGAAAGCGGGCCGACGGCTGACCAGTGA